A genomic stretch from Rhodomicrobium vannielii ATCC 17100 includes:
- the flgA gene encoding flagellar basal body P-ring formation chaperone FlgA, which translates to MITAAVAAPFFLATPSLAEEGGRIVPVPKRALYPGDVITEEMLTSKQLSENENASAFITEASGVVGKTSRRTLLPGLPIPKVAIREPVVVRQGKAVSLVYESDTVRITGLAMALQSGSVGETISARNPDSGVVIHGVVMADGSVRVN; encoded by the coding sequence ATGATCACTGCGGCAGTGGCCGCCCCGTTTTTCCTCGCCACCCCATCCTTGGCGGAGGAGGGCGGGCGAATCGTTCCCGTGCCAAAGCGCGCGCTGTATCCGGGGGACGTCATCACCGAGGAAATGCTGACGTCGAAGCAACTGTCAGAAAACGAGAACGCTAGCGCTTTCATTACCGAAGCCAGCGGCGTAGTTGGCAAGACTTCGCGACGAACCTTGTTGCCGGGGCTGCCAATTCCGAAGGTTGCAATCCGGGAGCCTGTGGTTGTTCGCCAAGGCAAGGCCGTGTCGCTCGTCTACGAGTCCGACACAGTGCGCATAACGGGCCTCGCCATGGCGCTGCAATCCGGCAGCGTTGGCGAAACCATCAGCGCGCGCAATCCCGATTCGGGCGTCGTGATTCACGGTGTGGTCATGGCAGACGGCAGCGTGCGGGTAAACTGA
- the flgG gene encoding flagellar basal-body rod protein FlgG produces the protein MRALSVAATGMVAQQTNVEVIANNIANANTVAFKRSRAEFADLLYQSERAAGVPNRSDADAIPEASQIGLGVQPVAIRSLHTQGSLTKTGNSLDLALNGRGWFQITGANNETLYTRAGTFSKNASGQLVTPDGYTVIPSITIPTNTTSIQVNTDGTVYVDPGTGVMAQVGQLTIATFVNDAGLEALGNNLFRETISSGSAQVQVPGSEGYATVQQYYVESSNVDPVQEITNLISAQRNYEMNSKVIQAADEMFQVLTKNNL, from the coding sequence ATGCGCGCTCTTTCTGTAGCTGCGACCGGCATGGTCGCTCAGCAAACGAATGTGGAAGTTATCGCGAACAATATCGCGAATGCCAACACGGTCGCTTTCAAGCGCTCGCGGGCGGAGTTTGCGGATCTGCTTTATCAGTCGGAGCGGGCGGCAGGCGTTCCTAACCGAAGCGACGCCGATGCTATACCCGAGGCCTCACAGATCGGCCTTGGCGTGCAGCCAGTCGCCATCAGAAGCTTGCATACACAGGGCTCGCTGACCAAAACCGGGAACTCGCTCGATCTAGCGCTCAACGGCCGTGGGTGGTTCCAGATCACCGGCGCGAACAACGAGACGCTTTATACGCGTGCGGGCACGTTCAGCAAGAACGCGTCGGGCCAACTCGTGACGCCGGACGGTTACACGGTTATCCCGAGCATCACGATCCCTACCAACACCACGTCGATCCAGGTCAACACCGACGGAACGGTTTATGTCGACCCCGGGACGGGGGTCATGGCGCAGGTCGGGCAGCTGACCATCGCCACTTTCGTGAACGATGCAGGACTGGAGGCGCTTGGCAACAACCTCTTCCGGGAAACGATATCCTCCGGAAGCGCTCAGGTTCAGGTGCCAGGTAGCGAAGGTTATGCGACAGTCCAGCAGTATTACGTCGAAAGCTCGAACGTCGATCCGGTTCAGGAGATTACAAATCTGATCTCGGCCCAGCGCAATTACGAGATGAACTCCAAGGTCATTCAGGCCGCGGATGAGATGTTCCAAGTCCTCACGAAAAATAATCTTTGA
- a CDS encoding flagellar hook-basal body complex protein FliE translates to MTISSLASFAIFDPSASFALEKKTASAGAATTDFSSVLAALGQQTAVDVKAGESVAAAGLQGRASTQEVVQAVSKAELSLQAALAVRDKAVSAYQELTRMTI, encoded by the coding sequence ATGACAATTTCTTCGCTTGCCTCTTTCGCCATCTTCGATCCTTCGGCGTCGTTCGCTCTGGAGAAGAAGACTGCCTCCGCCGGCGCTGCCACGACCGATTTCTCCAGCGTGCTGGCCGCGCTTGGGCAGCAGACGGCCGTCGATGTCAAGGCTGGCGAAAGCGTCGCCGCTGCGGGGCTTCAGGGCCGCGCCTCGACACAGGAGGTTGTGCAGGCCGTTTCCAAGGCGGAGCTATCGCTGCAGGCGGCGCTTGCCGTGCGCGACAAGGCCGTCTCGGCCTATCAGGAACTCACCCGGATGACGATTTAG